The Chryseobacterium aureum genome contains a region encoding:
- a CDS encoding HAD family hydrolase: MLNTRNLIFDLDGTLWDSRATIITIWNEVLGKNHLIKRELTPEDMNQYMGLLAHDIIKDIIPGISDKQALELLSEIVARENETLHVQGGILYEGVEVTLKSLAKTHSLFIVSNCQNGYIESFLEYYQFHQLFVDFESHGRTLKTKSENIKLLMERNHLTTDDSVYIGDTRTDYDSAKANGLPFVFCKYGFGQLSDSNYEPSIRTFPELGDVIK, from the coding sequence ATGTTGAACACCAGGAACTTAATTTTTGATCTGGATGGAACCTTATGGGATTCCAGAGCAACAATCATTACAATATGGAATGAAGTATTAGGTAAAAACCACCTGATTAAAAGAGAGCTTACCCCCGAAGATATGAATCAGTACATGGGATTGCTTGCTCATGATATCATAAAAGATATTATTCCGGGGATTTCAGACAAGCAGGCTCTGGAGCTTCTGTCTGAAATTGTAGCCAGGGAAAATGAAACACTGCATGTACAGGGAGGAATTTTATATGAAGGTGTGGAAGTTACTTTGAAAAGCCTGGCTAAAACCCACTCTCTTTTCATTGTAAGCAACTGCCAGAACGGATATATTGAATCTTTTTTAGAGTATTATCAGTTCCATCAGCTGTTTGTTGATTTTGAATCTCACGGGCGCACCCTCAAAACAAAATCTGAAAACATAAAACTTCTCATGGAAAGAAATCATTTAACCACCGATGATTCCGTGTATATTGGTGACACCCGGACAGATTATGACTCTGCAAAAGCTAACGGTTTGCCTTTTGTTTTCTGCAAATACGGATTCGGTCAGCTTTCTGATTCAAATTATGAGCCATCCATCCGTACGTTTCCGGAACTGGGTGATGTTATAAAATAA
- a CDS encoding M28 family peptidase produces the protein MRINRFFAVPAVVLAAQFSWAQVKVDPKERLSPIVKSFVDEVNNNSQLENLASELLDGIGPRLVGTPEMLAANEWSADKLRSWGVDANLQQFGTWKGWQRGITHVDMTYPRIKSLSATQLAWSPATKKAIEAEVIILPKAASKAAFDQWLPSAKGKIVLMAQYQKIGRSDEQIKEFATPELYEKLKAEKEQAAKDFAAYIKNIGYDNNTLPEALEKAGAAGIAISNWTGIMGANRIFGAKTTKIPMIDIDVEDYGMLYRMAEKGTQPKIKIDTQSKILPEAKSFNTIGMIKGKEKPDEYVILSAHLDSWDGAQGATDNGTGTITMLETMRILKKYYPNNKRTIVIGLWGSEEQGLNGSRGFVADNPQIIKGVQAAFNQDNGTGRVVNISGQGFVKAYDYVGRWLDGVPKAVRSHIKTDFPGMPGGGGSDHASFVAAGVPGISLGSLNWGYFGYTWHTTKDTYDKIVFDEVKNNVILTAALAYMASEDPEFSNREKRVMPQDEKGETVKWPEVKEPRRSSKDFK, from the coding sequence ATGAGGATAAATAGATTTTTTGCAGTGCCTGCTGTAGTGCTGGCTGCCCAGTTTTCATGGGCTCAGGTAAAAGTTGACCCAAAAGAAAGGCTTAGCCCTATCGTAAAAAGTTTTGTAGATGAAGTCAATAATAATTCCCAGCTGGAAAACCTGGCTTCGGAACTTCTTGACGGGATTGGACCCCGTTTGGTGGGTACTCCTGAAATGCTGGCAGCCAATGAGTGGAGTGCCGATAAACTTCGTTCATGGGGCGTGGATGCCAATCTTCAGCAATTCGGAACATGGAAAGGCTGGCAAAGAGGGATTACGCATGTAGATATGACGTATCCTCGTATAAAATCCCTGTCTGCAACACAGCTTGCATGGAGCCCTGCTACAAAAAAAGCAATTGAGGCAGAAGTGATTATTCTTCCGAAAGCAGCTTCTAAAGCAGCGTTTGATCAATGGCTTCCTTCTGCAAAAGGAAAAATAGTGCTGATGGCACAGTATCAGAAAATAGGACGTTCTGACGAGCAGATTAAAGAATTTGCGACACCGGAACTGTATGAAAAGCTGAAAGCCGAAAAAGAACAGGCTGCCAAAGATTTTGCAGCCTATATCAAGAACATTGGATATGATAATAACACCCTTCCGGAAGCTTTGGAGAAAGCAGGAGCGGCAGGGATTGCCATCTCCAACTGGACAGGAATCATGGGAGCAAACAGAATATTTGGTGCCAAAACAACCAAAATTCCAATGATCGATATAGATGTGGAAGATTACGGAATGCTTTACAGAATGGCAGAAAAGGGGACTCAGCCTAAAATTAAGATTGACACCCAGTCTAAAATACTTCCTGAAGCCAAAAGCTTTAATACAATAGGGATGATCAAAGGAAAAGAAAAACCCGATGAATATGTGATTCTTTCGGCTCACCTTGACTCATGGGACGGAGCCCAGGGTGCTACAGATAACGGAACCGGTACGATTACTATGCTGGAGACCATGAGAATCCTTAAAAAATATTATCCTAATAATAAAAGAACCATTGTTATAGGACTTTGGGGAAGTGAAGAGCAGGGGTTGAACGGGTCAAGAGGTTTTGTGGCGGATAATCCTCAGATTATTAAAGGAGTACAGGCTGCCTTCAATCAGGATAACGGAACAGGGCGTGTTGTCAACATCAGCGGTCAGGGATTTGTAAAAGCTTATGATTATGTGGGAAGATGGCTGGACGGGGTTCCGAAAGCCGTAAGAAGCCATATTAAGACCGATTTCCCTGGAATGCCGGGCGGAGGCGGTTCTGACCATGCTTCATTTGTAGCAGCTGGAGTTCCCGGAATTTCTTTAGGTTCTCTGAACTGGGGCTATTTCGGATATACCTGGCATACCACAAAAGATACGTATGACAAGATTGTTTTTGATGAGGTGAAAAATAATGTGATTTTAACGGCTGCATTAGCTTACATGGCCTCTGAAGATCCGGAATTCAGCAACAGAGAGAAAAGGGTAATGCCTCAGGATGAAAAAGGGGAGACGGTGAAATGGCCGGAAGTAAAAGAACCGAGAAGAAGTTCAAAGGATTTTAAATAA
- a CDS encoding histone H1: MKELIEKINAEFEAFTTEANQQAEKGNKAAGTRARKAALELSKLFKDFRKVSVEEAKK, translated from the coding sequence ATGAAAGAACTAATTGAAAAAATCAACGCAGAATTTGAAGCGTTCACAACAGAAGCAAACCAACAAGCAGAAAAAGGAAACAAGGCAGCTGGTACAAGAGCTCGTAAAGCAGCTTTAGAACTAAGCAAATTGTTCAAAGATTTCAGAAAAGTTTCTGTAGAAGAAGCTAAGAAATAA
- a CDS encoding M1 family aminopeptidase — protein MLKKLFILTLLLPLLTYSQNKINYQIFYDADFEHNGLKVQVDYILKKPSDTISFYFANENWGENNLFNCLTISKDENPDIRFETLPEKSKIKVRMKTGNKVSLVYHIKQDFKDPSYTIFNRPKINNTFFHVLGKNLFMVPVSFTKIPEDREFEFSLEWINFPMKFRLHNNFATQARIQNIKTTLWEGFYNSLFIGGDYRFYSFTIQNKPVYLALRDQWQNGFTDEFLFSNLKKAVQSQRDFWKDYDQDYYTITLTPTVSQKDSLFKGYSSTGSAIKNAFMIQGTNNPFNNKSAYLYLLHHELMHEWIGNKIQNKNEELNYWFSEGFTDYYTYKNRLRIKDISTDEWLAAFNTEIIQSHWKNPQRNIPNYKIKDDFWKSRDVEKVPYRRGAIFAFWLDNQIIMKTHYKKSLDGLMRELLKICTEKKLKFTDELFLNLTFQYLDEDITYFFQKHIISGEDIDLTKEKWIDGFNFKMTDNIPQLEIDKGKKVQYGLN, from the coding sequence ATGCTCAAGAAATTATTCATCCTGACCTTATTATTACCTCTGCTCACCTACTCCCAGAACAAAATAAATTACCAAATCTTTTATGATGCAGATTTTGAGCACAACGGATTAAAAGTTCAGGTTGATTATATCCTTAAAAAACCATCAGATACCATTTCCTTTTATTTTGCCAATGAAAACTGGGGCGAAAATAATCTCTTCAACTGCCTTACAATATCAAAAGATGAAAATCCGGACATTCGTTTTGAAACCCTCCCGGAAAAGAGTAAAATAAAGGTCAGGATGAAAACCGGAAACAAAGTTTCATTGGTTTATCATATTAAACAGGATTTTAAAGATCCCAGTTATACCATATTCAATCGTCCCAAGATTAACAATACATTCTTCCACGTCTTAGGCAAAAACCTGTTTATGGTACCTGTATCATTTACAAAAATTCCGGAAGACAGGGAATTTGAATTTTCCCTTGAGTGGATAAATTTCCCTATGAAATTCAGACTTCATAATAATTTTGCTACCCAGGCTCGTATCCAGAATATTAAAACAACACTTTGGGAAGGGTTTTACAACTCCCTCTTTATAGGAGGCGACTACAGGTTTTATTCCTTTACAATACAAAATAAGCCGGTTTATCTTGCATTAAGAGATCAGTGGCAAAACGGATTTACAGATGAGTTCCTATTTTCAAACCTCAAAAAAGCGGTACAGTCGCAAAGAGATTTCTGGAAAGATTATGATCAGGATTATTATACGATTACCTTAACCCCTACCGTTTCCCAGAAAGACAGTCTTTTTAAAGGATACAGCTCAACAGGGTCTGCTATTAAAAATGCATTTATGATTCAGGGAACCAATAATCCTTTCAACAATAAAAGTGCCTACCTTTATCTCCTTCATCATGAATTGATGCACGAATGGATTGGAAATAAGATTCAAAATAAAAACGAAGAGCTTAATTATTGGTTTAGCGAAGGCTTTACTGATTACTATACTTATAAAAACAGACTACGGATCAAAGATATTTCTACTGATGAATGGCTTGCCGCATTCAATACTGAAATCATTCAAAGCCATTGGAAGAATCCACAACGGAATATTCCGAATTATAAAATAAAAGATGATTTCTGGAAAAGCCGTGATGTAGAAAAAGTACCCTACAGACGGGGTGCTATTTTTGCTTTCTGGCTGGATAATCAGATTATAATGAAAACCCATTATAAAAAATCGCTGGATGGTCTGATGCGTGAATTATTGAAGATATGTACGGAAAAGAAACTCAAGTTTACTGATGAGCTTTTTCTCAACCTAACGTTTCAGTATCTGGATGAAGACATTACTTATTTCTTCCAGAAACATATCATTTCTGGGGAAGATATTGACCTTACGAAAGAAAAATGGATTGATGGTTTTAATTTTAAAATGACTGATAACATCCCCCAATTGGAAATTGATAAAGGAAAGAAAGTACAATATGGCCTCAATTAA
- a CDS encoding aminotransferase-like domain-containing protein has translation MRPYRYEVFTVVIEKQIRNGILQERDKLPSVREIKEKYRLSTSSVQSGFEYLMIKGLVVSRPRSGYFVAAIQEENIPEGEPRHPVAIRDEVFMKNMMLTSKRTSESSSFNTAVPGNLLIPQKLILRTMQQVIREKGAALLRYYPSNGMEALRKHIAKQMRMYGCTMNPDEIIITDGALQALTIALKSVTKAGDTVAVDSPCVFSVLEVMAHLELKVIEIPVHYRSGFDTGYFRKACEENNIRTLVITPNFHNPTGIIMDDKTKKEVLDIAETHQLCIIENDMYSDLYFDEQRPHCIKSFDKKGIVMTYSSFSKTLAPGIRLGWLYAGNFYAKSERIRFTLGRTVSPFYQELVLKLLQGNSYERHLRAFRKQLNQQAVQVLDTLRNSFPEGSYFHRPQGGYSIWGQLPEHTDIQKFYQYCEKHSIHFTPGHTFSLTHTYDGHFRVVFAERITPESLILLGNAGEEAKKMIL, from the coding sequence ATGAGACCTTACAGATACGAAGTTTTTACAGTAGTAATCGAAAAACAGATCCGGAATGGAATTTTACAGGAAAGAGATAAGCTTCCGTCTGTTCGGGAAATAAAAGAAAAATACCGGCTGAGTACAAGTTCCGTACAAAGCGGATTTGAATATCTGATGATTAAAGGCTTGGTTGTGAGCCGTCCGCGATCCGGTTATTTTGTAGCCGCAATTCAGGAAGAAAATATTCCGGAAGGAGAACCCAGACATCCTGTAGCCATACGGGATGAGGTGTTTATGAAAAATATGATGCTTACTTCCAAAAGAACCTCAGAATCCAGTTCTTTCAATACAGCAGTTCCGGGAAATCTGCTGATCCCGCAAAAGCTCATTCTAAGGACCATGCAGCAGGTGATTCGTGAAAAAGGTGCCGCATTACTGAGATATTATCCTTCCAACGGTATGGAAGCTTTAAGGAAGCATATTGCAAAACAGATGCGTATGTATGGCTGTACTATGAATCCTGATGAGATTATAATTACAGACGGCGCGCTGCAGGCCCTCACAATAGCTTTAAAATCAGTGACGAAAGCCGGAGATACAGTTGCTGTAGACAGTCCGTGTGTATTTTCCGTCCTTGAGGTTATGGCCCATCTGGAACTGAAGGTAATCGAAATTCCCGTACATTACAGAAGTGGTTTTGATACAGGGTATTTCAGAAAAGCCTGTGAAGAAAATAATATCCGTACCCTTGTTATTACGCCGAACTTTCACAATCCTACAGGCATTATAATGGATGATAAAACCAAAAAAGAAGTTCTTGACATTGCAGAAACCCACCAGCTGTGTATTATAGAAAATGATATGTATTCTGATCTTTATTTTGATGAACAGAGACCACATTGTATAAAAAGTTTTGATAAAAAGGGAATTGTAATGACCTATTCATCATTTTCGAAGACATTGGCACCAGGAATACGTCTGGGCTGGCTTTATGCCGGAAATTTTTATGCAAAATCAGAAAGAATCAGGTTTACATTAGGGCGTACAGTTTCTCCTTTTTATCAGGAACTGGTTTTGAAATTACTACAGGGAAACAGCTATGAAAGGCATCTTCGGGCATTCCGAAAGCAACTCAATCAGCAGGCAGTACAGGTTTTGGATACTTTAAGAAATTCTTTTCCTGAAGGCTCTTATTTTCACAGACCTCAGGGGGGCTACAGCATTTGGGGACAGCTTCCGGAGCATACGGATATACAGAAATTTTACCAATATTGTGAGAAACACAGCATTCACTTTACGCCAGGGCATACTTTCTCACTCACCCACACCTATGATGGCCATTTCCGCGTGGTCTTTGCGGAAAGAATTACTCCTGAAAGCTTAATTTTATTGGGAAATGCAGGGGAAGAGGCTAAGAAAATGATACTTTAA
- a CDS encoding helix-turn-helix domain-containing protein yields the protein MSDQLETIEDYYRRIRKNEIKVFDSEDFETGKSHFNISMRRYCSFKSPYNRRDYYKISFIIGKGTIHYGTHQLFIDGPALFFPSPSIPYSWECESDVQEGYFCLFNQEFFHGNSEFSLFKKTSMFKEWSQPVVFLNEEQTQLATLYFDQIYRMNNSTYPFRCSSIKSNLASVMHLALENRLEDINPNELPANVRLYKLFDELLNKQFPLDSPAYPLALKTPSDFAEHLNVHVNHLNSSVKSVTNLTTTQIIKEKMFEESKNLLKYTNWDIAQIGYTLGFDQPAHFNNFFKKHAQTSPLKFKNLS from the coding sequence ATGAGTGATCAGCTGGAAACCATAGAAGATTATTACAGACGCATCCGTAAAAATGAGATCAAAGTGTTTGATTCCGAGGATTTTGAAACAGGAAAATCTCATTTCAATATTTCCATGCGAAGGTATTGCAGCTTCAAGAGCCCTTACAACCGTCGTGATTATTATAAAATAAGCTTTATCATTGGGAAAGGCACCATTCATTACGGAACTCACCAGCTGTTTATAGATGGTCCTGCTTTATTTTTCCCTTCCCCGAGCATTCCCTATTCATGGGAGTGTGAAAGTGATGTGCAAGAAGGATATTTCTGTCTTTTTAACCAGGAGTTCTTTCATGGAAATTCAGAATTTAGTCTGTTTAAAAAAACATCTATGTTCAAAGAATGGAGCCAACCTGTTGTTTTTCTCAATGAAGAACAGACCCAGCTGGCCACGCTGTATTTTGATCAGATCTACAGAATGAATAATTCTACGTATCCTTTCCGCTGCAGCAGCATCAAAAGCAATCTGGCTTCCGTGATGCATCTGGCTCTGGAAAACCGTCTGGAAGATATCAATCCTAATGAACTTCCTGCGAATGTACGGCTTTATAAACTCTTTGACGAACTGCTCAACAAGCAGTTTCCGCTGGACTCCCCTGCCTATCCGCTGGCATTAAAGACTCCTTCGGACTTTGCCGAGCATCTGAATGTCCATGTGAATCATTTGAATTCTTCTGTAAAATCGGTAACCAATCTCACTACCACGCAGATTATCAAAGAAAAAATGTTTGAAGAATCTAAAAACCTTTTGAAGTATACCAACTGGGATATTGCTCAGATAGGCTATACTTTAGGGTTTGATCAGCCGGCTCATTTTAATAATTTCTTTAAAAAACACGCGCAGACTTCTCCGCTAAAATTTAAGAATTTATCTTAA
- a CDS encoding MFS transporter: MLREASEKRIRLITIMAFVSIPLSGFVTDIYLPSFPSMAKEMMVSEKDIQITLTSYLLSYGISQLFVGGILDSIGRYRPKLAALSLLILTSILITMTNSILLICLLRILQGAAVSVLVVATRAIFVDIYDAERVKHYLSYFTIVWSCGPILAPFLGGYLEKMFNWHANFYFLAAYAGFLFLFEWFFSEESLPQKKKLDLSENISLYKMMLKNRIFMLGIFILGLSYSIVMLFNITGPFIIENTFHFTPVVIGYCTLILGFSWMIGGFIGKRRLTLDFKPRILQPILLQLILIAALIATSYFAESLFIMIPFAFFIHICSGILFTSFFTTSMLYFPKNAGTAGGLMGGLVYVITSVTSFIISVSGTVTDQTGLSWRYLIIAGFLFGIILIMHQAVKKEKAGS; encoded by the coding sequence ATGTTGAGAGAAGCATCTGAGAAAAGAATCAGATTAATTACCATTATGGCTTTCGTGTCTATCCCGCTTTCCGGGTTTGTCACGGATATTTATTTACCATCGTTCCCTTCTATGGCCAAAGAAATGATGGTTTCGGAAAAGGATATTCAGATTACCCTGACGTCATATCTGCTGAGCTACGGAATCTCCCAATTATTTGTAGGGGGAATCCTGGACAGTATCGGACGCTACCGCCCTAAATTGGCCGCATTATCCTTACTGATCCTTACCAGTATTTTAATTACGATGACCAACAGTATTTTACTGATCTGTCTGCTCCGTATTCTTCAGGGAGCCGCAGTTTCGGTTCTTGTGGTGGCTACACGGGCTATTTTTGTGGACATTTATGATGCTGAGAGGGTAAAGCATTATTTGAGTTACTTTACCATTGTATGGTCCTGCGGTCCTATTCTGGCACCTTTCCTGGGGGGCTACCTTGAGAAAATGTTTAACTGGCACGCGAATTTTTACTTCCTGGCTGCTTATGCAGGATTTCTTTTCCTGTTTGAATGGTTTTTCAGTGAAGAGAGCCTTCCCCAAAAAAAGAAACTGGACCTGTCTGAGAACATCAGCCTTTATAAAATGATGCTGAAAAACAGGATTTTTATGCTGGGGATTTTCATTTTAGGACTGAGCTATTCTATTGTGATGCTATTTAATATTACCGGGCCTTTTATCATTGAAAACACTTTTCATTTTACTCCGGTAGTTATTGGCTACTGTACCCTGATCTTAGGATTCTCATGGATGATCGGAGGCTTCATCGGGAAACGCCGGCTGACTCTGGATTTTAAACCCAGAATATTGCAGCCCATCCTGCTTCAGCTTATTCTGATTGCGGCACTGATTGCCACCAGCTATTTTGCAGAAAGCCTTTTCATTATGATTCCATTTGCCTTTTTCATTCATATCTGCTCCGGAATTCTATTTACCTCCTTTTTTACGACAAGTATGCTTTACTTTCCTAAAAATGCGGGAACAGCCGGCGGCTTAATGGGTGGATTGGTTTATGTGATCACTTCAGTGACGAGCTTTATCATTTCGGTAAGCGGCACTGTAACTGATCAGACAGGGCTATCCTGGCGCTATCTGATCATTGCGGGTTTCCTTTTCGGAATTATCCTTATTATGCATCAGGCTGTAAAAAAAGAAAAAGCAGGGAGTTAA
- a CDS encoding MarR family winged helix-turn-helix transcriptional regulator has translation MPAKQNNISELALELGLAMSEMKSRLRQKIQNSINEYDPDLSFELIEILGLLSRNDGINQQEIGNKVSKDKSSITYLINGLVKRDLVERVAAKNDRRNKQIFLTPKGKQIVETVYPWALDLYKKAAGDINAEEISKALLLVKKMTANLEEPGSKNDTI, from the coding sequence ATGCCTGCAAAACAGAATAACATATCCGAACTGGCCCTGGAGCTTGGCCTGGCGATGAGCGAAATGAAAAGCCGTCTCCGGCAGAAAATCCAGAACAGCATTAATGAATATGATCCTGATCTTTCTTTTGAACTGATCGAAATTCTCGGATTGCTTTCCCGAAATGACGGAATCAATCAGCAGGAAATAGGAAATAAGGTAAGCAAAGACAAATCAAGCATTACGTATCTCATCAACGGTCTTGTGAAAAGAGATTTGGTGGAACGGGTTGCTGCTAAAAATGACAGAAGAAATAAGCAGATCTTTTTGACTCCAAAAGGTAAACAGATTGTAGAAACCGTTTATCCATGGGCCCTGGATCTTTATAAAAAAGCAGCTGGAGACATTAATGCAGAAGAGATCAGCAAAGCGCTGCTGCTGGTAAAAAAAATGACCGCAAACCTGGAAGAACCGGGATCAAAAAATGATACAATATGA
- a CDS encoding universal stress protein produces MRTILVPIDFTSTTENAVRVAADWAKTYEYQNIILLKTAGESEFDYLHIAEGHSFVNEESVNTLLQRTEVLFDQLIGIIKEKSPEIKVSKILSDWALTRSINELLKNQPSVELIILGSDDHTSSTESFVSDNIISIARTSPVKTLIIPNSYHYTPIKNIFIPCDINGIKRLERLFHHKSVIHKQDVRLMFLNINKREKEDEAQKKELENYIREHLTEIPSTIHYSYEENVIKGILNFASSNEADLIIALPGRHSFLYYLASRSISEGIYQNTHQPVLILK; encoded by the coding sequence ATGAGAACAATCCTTGTACCCATTGATTTTACATCAACTACGGAAAATGCAGTAAGAGTGGCCGCAGACTGGGCAAAAACCTATGAATATCAAAATATTATCCTGCTGAAAACGGCAGGGGAATCTGAATTTGATTATCTGCATATCGCAGAAGGACATTCATTCGTGAACGAAGAAAGCGTCAATACCCTGCTGCAGAGAACGGAAGTATTATTTGATCAGTTAATAGGGATTATAAAAGAAAAATCTCCTGAAATAAAGGTCTCTAAAATATTAAGCGACTGGGCTCTTACCAGAAGTATCAATGAGCTTTTAAAAAACCAGCCTTCTGTAGAGCTGATTATTCTGGGCAGTGATGATCATACTTCTTCTACGGAGAGCTTTGTTTCAGACAATATCATCAGCATTGCCAGAACGAGTCCTGTGAAGACTTTAATTATCCCCAACAGCTACCACTACACTCCTATTAAAAATATTTTTATTCCCTGTGATATCAACGGCATCAAAAGGCTGGAAAGACTCTTCCATCATAAGTCTGTTATTCATAAACAGGATGTGCGCCTGATGTTTCTGAACATCAATAAACGTGAAAAAGAGGATGAAGCCCAAAAAAAAGAACTGGAAAACTATATCCGGGAGCATTTAACAGAAATCCCAAGCACGATTCATTATTCTTATGAAGAGAATGTGATTAAGGGGATCCTGAATTTTGCATCCTCCAACGAAGCTGATCTTATTATTGCCCTACCAGGCAGACACAGCTTTTTGTATTACCTGGCAAGCAGAAGTATTTCTGAAGGAATTTACCAGAACACCCATCAACCTGTACTCATTTTAAAATAA
- a CDS encoding Crp/Fnr family transcriptional regulator, with product MIICEDLLFSHGATLENYEAGSSVFQEGTMAKYYFQIRSGTVKVNTILEDGKEFVHGLPFDGHCLGESYLFTEHHYAINAIAVTHCEIIRISKAKFLQLMLEKSELMLDINKYMADRMHFRYMISSFLAISDPIVKLMKLFDHIKKYFGFEEPYSFLIPYTRQQIATLTGLRVETVIRYVKKMEEQKLVKIESTKIYY from the coding sequence ATGATCATATGTGAAGACTTATTATTCTCCCATGGAGCCACTCTGGAAAATTATGAGGCAGGAAGCTCAGTTTTTCAGGAAGGAACGATGGCAAAATATTATTTTCAGATTAGAAGTGGTACCGTGAAGGTGAATACTATTTTGGAAGACGGAAAAGAATTTGTTCATGGGCTGCCTTTTGATGGGCACTGTCTTGGGGAAAGCTATTTATTTACAGAGCATCATTATGCCATCAATGCCATTGCGGTTACCCACTGTGAAATTATCAGAATTTCAAAAGCCAAATTTTTGCAGTTAATGCTGGAAAAGTCTGAATTAATGCTGGATATCAATAAATATATGGCAGACAGAATGCATTTCCGGTACATGATTTCCAGCTTTCTGGCCATTTCAGATCCTATTGTAAAGCTGATGAAGCTGTTTGATCATATTAAAAAATACTTTGGATTTGAAGAGCCCTATTCTTTTCTTATTCCTTATACCAGGCAGCAGATCGCAACCTTAACCGGTCTCCGGGTGGAGACGGTGATCCGATATGTCAAGAAAATGGAGGAGCAGAAGCTGGTTAAGATTGAAAGTACTAAAATCTATTATTAG
- a CDS encoding winged helix-turn-helix transcriptional regulator, whose translation MEEEKIGYSQPQCSTHLAATEDALYVLGGRWTIRVMIAILGGHTRFNELQRTINGISARVLSSELKKLEVNHLVERTVIADQKPVLVEYIPTAYSESLKDVIAALADWGSKHKKKITA comes from the coding sequence ATGGAAGAAGAAAAAATAGGGTATTCGCAGCCTCAGTGCAGTACGCATCTGGCTGCTACTGAGGATGCTTTATATGTTTTGGGTGGAAGGTGGACCATCAGAGTGATGATTGCAATTTTAGGTGGGCATACCCGCTTCAACGAGTTACAGCGAACCATCAACGGGATTTCAGCAAGAGTCCTGTCCAGCGAACTAAAGAAGCTGGAAGTCAATCATCTGGTAGAAAGAACGGTGATTGCCGATCAGAAACCGGTTCTGGTAGAATATATCCCTACAGCATACAGTGAATCACTGAAAGATGTGATTGCTGCTCTGGCTGATTGGGGTTCAAAGCATAAAAAGAAAATCACAGCATAG
- a CDS encoding FMN-dependent NADH-azoreductase, producing MKRVLHIISSPRSGSSISKKLGNAVVEKIAAKYPDSVFKKRDLTNPLFPHLEEVQINAFFTPAENRTAEQLETVKLSDTVIDELHEADIIVIEAPLYNFSITSTLKSWLDHIARAGKTFSYSENGPEGLVKNKKVYLAFSSGGIYSEGERQAYDFVVPYLEKTLGFMGMTDISVVRAEGLSVPVIQDTALQKGIESIVVE from the coding sequence ATGAAACGAGTACTTCATATCATCTCAAGTCCAAGAAGCGGGTCATCCATCAGTAAAAAGCTGGGAAATGCTGTTGTAGAAAAAATTGCAGCCAAATATCCTGACAGTGTTTTTAAAAAACGTGATTTAACCAATCCTCTTTTTCCTCATCTGGAAGAGGTCCAAATCAATGCATTTTTCACACCGGCAGAAAATCGTACTGCTGAGCAGCTGGAAACGGTAAAACTTTCTGATACGGTGATTGATGAACTTCATGAAGCGGATATTATCGTTATTGAAGCTCCATTGTACAATTTCAGCATCACTTCTACCCTTAAATCATGGCTGGATCATATTGCAAGAGCAGGAAAAACGTTCAGCTACAGCGAAAATGGCCCTGAAGGTCTGGTAAAAAACAAGAAAGTATATCTTGCATTTTCAAGTGGCGGCATATATTCTGAAGGAGAAAGACAGGCTTATGATTTTGTAGTACCCTATCTGGAAAAAACATTAGGATTTATGGGAATGACGGATATTTCTGTTGTCCGCGCAGAAGGGCTTTCAGTTCCGGTAATCCAGGACACCGCCCTGCAAAAAGGGATTGAAAGCATAGTAGTAGAGTAA